A stretch of Aerococcus urinaehominis DNA encodes these proteins:
- a CDS encoding GntR family transcriptional regulator, giving the protein MSSDSYSKQVYTAVVDGIQAGLYRPDDYVKTVHMTRKFMISRTPVLSAFKKLEADGYVEVVPYKGAKILHQDYDSNNIIEVVQLIQLIVNDVSHKYILINPDFSKDGLDKILADIHEKADRKDIEAYKDQLAYFFSVLLKYYPNRFAAKQILNYYEMIQNSYYESVSSRIFQIGHTSDKMLAFYDQIVNLVLQQDYEACDQLFNNWFYNLSANIVRNT; this is encoded by the coding sequence ATGTCAAGTGATAGCTACAGTAAACAGGTCTACACTGCCGTTGTGGATGGCATCCAAGCAGGACTTTATCGGCCAGATGACTATGTAAAGACGGTCCATATGACGCGTAAATTCATGATTTCACGCACACCGGTCCTATCAGCCTTTAAAAAGTTGGAAGCAGACGGCTATGTAGAAGTGGTGCCCTATAAGGGTGCTAAAATTCTTCACCAGGATTATGATTCTAATAACATCATTGAAGTTGTGCAACTCATCCAGCTAATTGTAAATGATGTAAGCCATAAATATATCTTGATTAATCCTGATTTTAGTAAGGATGGCTTGGATAAAATTCTTGCGGATATACATGAAAAGGCGGATAGAAAAGATATTGAGGCTTACAAGGATCAGCTGGCTTACTTTTTCTCTGTCCTGTTGAAATATTATCCAAACCGCTTTGCTGCCAAACAGATTCTTAATTATTATGAGATGATTCAAAATTCTTATTATGAATCAGTTTCTTCCCGTATTTTTCAAATCGGTCACACCTCTGATAAAATGCTAGCCTTTTATGATCAAATCGTAAATCTAGTCCTACAACAAGATTATGAGGCCTGTGACCAATTATTTAACAATTGGTTTTACAACCTAAGTGCTAACATTGTGCGTAATACTTAG
- a CDS encoding alpha/beta hydrolase — MPKLSKPDPKRFAVSLTASLALTGLYSYYFKDQSLSSFLLDKTLRLVDAKQISRRMAKSDHFKSDLIKNNELPLTIPKTLLDYPVKEYLINDMQVFSWNKKSDDQPVIFFLHGGGYVFEPNIFHWQFINRITKLTDAHVVMPIYFKATQASFETSFKPVITCYQMLRNRLANPDRIFFLGDSAGGGFVLGLAEYLIENELEQPTGYLAISPWLDIRLDNEEISSYEQADPLLDPEATRYAGSYWLDPEADNNAYVSPLYMAVDQLRPVFLTTGTKEILYPDIVHFAKRLSDHQIDHQLVTGHQQIHDYAILMTPEGRSAQNKMQQFINQLLNNKS, encoded by the coding sequence ATGCCTAAATTAAGCAAACCTGACCCTAAACGTTTTGCCGTCAGTTTGACAGCTAGCCTAGCTTTAACTGGTCTATATTCCTATTATTTTAAGGACCAATCCCTATCCTCTTTCCTCCTGGACAAAACTTTACGCCTAGTCGATGCCAAACAAATTAGTCGCCGGATGGCAAAATCAGACCATTTTAAATCTGACCTGATTAAAAATAACGAATTACCCCTGACCATACCTAAAACATTGCTGGACTACCCCGTTAAAGAATATCTAATCAATGATATGCAAGTCTTTTCCTGGAATAAAAAAAGTGATGACCAACCAGTTATTTTCTTCCTTCATGGTGGGGGCTATGTCTTTGAGCCCAATATCTTCCACTGGCAATTTATCAACCGTATCACTAAATTAACTGATGCCCATGTTGTCATGCCTATTTATTTTAAGGCCACCCAGGCTAGCTTCGAAACATCTTTCAAACCGGTCATCACCTGCTATCAAATGTTGAGAAATCGACTTGCTAACCCTGATCGTATCTTCTTTTTAGGGGATTCGGCAGGTGGTGGTTTTGTCCTCGGCCTAGCAGAGTATTTAATTGAAAATGAGCTTGAGCAACCAACCGGTTACCTGGCTATCAGCCCATGGCTAGACATTCGTTTAGATAACGAAGAAATTTCTAGCTACGAACAAGCCGACCCGCTTTTGGATCCAGAGGCTACCCGGTATGCCGGTAGCTACTGGTTAGATCCCGAAGCTGATAATAATGCCTACGTCTCTCCACTTTACATGGCAGTTGACCAACTACGTCCAGTATTCTTAACAACTGGTACCAAGGAAATCCTCTATCCAGATATTGTCCACTTCGCCAAACGTCTCAGTGACCATCAAATCGACCATCAACTTGTAACCGGCCACCAGCAAATTCATGACTACGCCATATTAATGACACCTGAAGGCCGATCAGCTCAGAATAAAATGCAGCAATTCATCAACCAGCTCCTTAACAATAAAAGCTGA
- a CDS encoding metal ABC transporter permease codes for MANILQLLHDYTFQVVAIGTGMLGILSGIIGSLAVLRKESLLGDALSHAALPGIVVGFMLVGHKNLMLMLLGATVSGLLATILIRWISKGSIKMDASLSLILSSFFALGLVLLTQAQKTPNAQQAGLKNFIYGQASAMLKGDVITIVVTGLIFIALIILFWKELKAQTFDPVFFSTLAFSPKLVQFVFSLILVVTVILGLESVGVILMSALLISPPVAARQWTNRLETMVILSGCFGLAAGLIGTLWSSMTRNMPTGPAIVLVASIIVLFSILFAPNRGLLARSWQYHQRKKHYQKIMRERGQD; via the coding sequence ATGGCAAATATTTTACAATTACTTCATGACTACACCTTCCAGGTGGTAGCTATCGGTACCGGGATGCTCGGCATTTTGTCTGGCATTATTGGTAGCTTGGCAGTCCTCCGTAAGGAAAGTTTGCTAGGAGATGCGCTCAGTCACGCTGCTTTACCAGGTATTGTGGTTGGCTTTATGCTGGTTGGTCATAAAAATTTGATGCTCATGTTATTAGGAGCCACCGTTTCTGGGCTACTGGCTACTATTTTAATTCGTTGGATTTCAAAAGGTAGTATTAAAATGGACGCTAGTTTATCCTTGATTCTATCATCCTTTTTTGCCCTCGGCCTGGTTCTATTAACCCAAGCTCAAAAGACACCTAATGCCCAGCAAGCTGGCTTAAAGAATTTTATTTATGGTCAGGCCTCTGCCATGCTAAAAGGTGATGTGATCACTATCGTTGTGACCGGTCTGATTTTTATTGCACTAATTATCCTTTTCTGGAAGGAACTCAAGGCCCAAACCTTTGATCCGGTCTTCTTTTCGACCTTAGCTTTTTCACCAAAATTGGTACAATTTGTATTTTCACTAATTTTGGTGGTAACAGTTATCTTAGGTCTGGAGTCGGTCGGCGTTATCCTGATGTCAGCTCTTTTAATTTCGCCACCGGTTGCTGCCCGTCAATGGACCAATCGCTTAGAAACCATGGTGATTCTCAGCGGATGCTTTGGTCTAGCAGCTGGATTAATCGGCACGCTCTGGTCTTCTATGACCCGTAATATGCCAACTGGACCAGCTATTGTTTTAGTTGCTTCAATTATTGTTTTATTCTCGATTCTATTTGCGCCAAACCGGGGCTTGCTGGCCCGTAGCTGGCAATACCACCAGCGCAAAAAGCATTATCAAAAAATCATGCGTGAGAGGGGGCAAGACTAA
- a CDS encoding metal ABC transporter solute-binding protein, Zn/Mn family yields the protein MLKKLLALVTAMVLIFAGCGKVDEGGQQAGKEAASSQNGQPTRVVATTTMISDLVKVIGGDHVEVEGLMGPGIDPHGYQATAEDNRKLQEADVAVYNGLHLEGQMGEIFEALEQSDTKTICLEDGLDETKLLASEDASMNHDPHIWFSVARWKEAADHVTKELSAYDPDNAADYQANNEAYQKELDELDTYIKERVAEVPADKRYLVTAHDAFNYFGKDYNFDVVGIQGLNTQTEAGTADFSELAQFIADKGIKSVFVESSVPKRNIEALQEAVKAKGHEVGIGGELYSDSLGDASAGTDTYITMYKANIDTIVDALK from the coding sequence ATGTTGAAAAAATTGCTAGCCTTAGTTACGGCCATGGTATTAATTTTTGCCGGTTGTGGCAAGGTTGATGAAGGAGGCCAGCAGGCTGGTAAAGAAGCCGCGAGTAGCCAAAACGGTCAACCTACTAGAGTTGTCGCAACAACCACTATGATCAGTGATTTGGTCAAGGTTATTGGTGGTGATCATGTTGAGGTTGAAGGTTTAATGGGACCTGGTATTGACCCCCATGGTTACCAAGCTACTGCCGAAGATAACCGTAAGTTGCAAGAAGCAGATGTAGCCGTCTACAATGGCTTGCATTTAGAAGGTCAAATGGGTGAAATTTTTGAAGCCCTGGAGCAATCTGATACTAAAACGATTTGTCTAGAAGATGGTCTTGACGAAACTAAGTTACTAGCTTCTGAAGATGCCAGCATGAACCATGACCCTCATATCTGGTTCTCTGTGGCACGTTGGAAGGAAGCTGCTGACCATGTAACTAAGGAATTATCAGCTTATGATCCCGATAATGCTGCTGACTACCAAGCAAATAATGAAGCCTATCAAAAAGAATTAGATGAGTTAGACACTTACATTAAAGAACGGGTTGCTGAAGTGCCGGCAGATAAGCGTTACCTAGTAACGGCTCATGATGCCTTCAACTATTTCGGTAAAGACTATAACTTTGATGTAGTCGGTATTCAAGGCTTGAACACACAAACTGAAGCAGGAACCGCTGATTTCTCTGAATTAGCTCAATTTATCGCTGATAAGGGTATTAAGTCTGTCTTTGTTGAATCTTCTGTACCTAAACGTAATATTGAAGCTTTGCAAGAAGCAGTTAAAGCTAAAGGGCATGAAGTTGGTATTGGTGGGGAATTGTATTCTGACTCACTTGGTGATGCTTCAGCAGGTACTGATACTTATATCACCATGTATAAAGCTAATATTGACACCATTGTCGATGCATTAAAATAA
- a CDS encoding metal ABC transporter permease: MTLEIYAIAIVAALACAVPGIFLVLRGTSMLSDAITHSVLLGIVLAFFITHDLNSPLLLVGATLVGVLVVWCIEALQRTKLMGEDAAIGSVFPLFFSLGLILITQGASDVHLDTDSVMMGELAFAPFKRLIAFGYDWGPKSLWTMLFVLLINVIFVAVFWKELKLSTFDPAFAAALGFSPVLIHYGLMTLVSLTAVGAYDTVGSILVVGFMVGPALSAYLLTDDLKKLLLIAMVYAVVNSIIGTYLGFLFDVSLAGAIGSVTGFTSILTFLLSPRKGLIVNRRRYQAQKQAFDSWLASQSGQNK, translated from the coding sequence ATGACTTTAGAAATATATGCAATTGCTATTGTGGCAGCTTTAGCCTGTGCTGTTCCGGGTATCTTCCTGGTTTTACGTGGTACATCGATGCTATCTGATGCCATTACCCACTCTGTATTGTTAGGTATTGTACTTGCCTTCTTTATTACCCATGATTTAAACTCGCCTTTGCTGCTAGTGGGGGCGACCCTGGTTGGTGTCCTAGTTGTTTGGTGTATCGAGGCTTTACAGCGCACCAAGTTAATGGGTGAGGATGCTGCGATTGGTAGTGTCTTTCCACTCTTCTTCTCCCTTGGGCTGATTTTAATTACCCAGGGTGCTAGTGATGTCCACCTCGATACAGACTCCGTTATGATGGGTGAACTTGCTTTTGCCCCCTTCAAACGGTTAATAGCTTTCGGTTACGACTGGGGCCCTAAATCACTATGGACCATGTTATTTGTCCTCTTGATTAACGTCATATTTGTGGCGGTCTTTTGGAAAGAACTCAAGTTATCTACCTTTGATCCTGCCTTTGCGGCAGCGCTTGGTTTCTCACCAGTACTCATTCATTATGGCCTAATGACCCTAGTTTCTCTGACTGCCGTTGGTGCCTATGATACGGTTGGCTCCATCTTGGTAGTTGGCTTTATGGTCGGACCTGCCCTCTCTGCCTACTTATTAACTGATGACCTGAAGAAATTATTGCTTATAGCCATGGTTTATGCAGTCGTCAACAGTATAATTGGTACTTATTTAGGATTTTTATTCGATGTCTCCTTAGCCGGAGCCATCGGTAGTGTAACTGGTTTTACTAGTATCCTAACCTTCTTATTGTCTCCGAGAAAAGGTCTGATTGTTAACCGACGTCGCTATCAAGCGCAAAAGCAAGCCTTTGACAGCTGGTTAGCCAGCCAGTCGGGCCAAAATAAATAA
- a CDS encoding ornithine cyclodeaminase family protein yields MTMQPTLLLNQSQIAGLVNTSQINQIVKETFVGLNQGSIINPSKVSLDLGETGNWPDHEGFMNAMPAYLGYQDLAGLKWVGGFLGDRKAAGLPYITGLITLLDPKLGHFLAVMDGAWITNHRTGAQVAVSLASVWDPSQPLVLGLYGAGMQARQMIIAVADLLTIDHVYVWNHREETAQKFKADMASYVAGDIIVCPVADQAGPCQAPVILTMTSAQEPLIKTDWIKPGHIVFPMGSFQEIENQLILKADQIIVDHIDQALNRGSLKSLHEKGEIGPEDVTMTIGDLVANKLSLANWQNEISLCIPIGTGAMDVAIAAYVYQAACQEKIGEVFDFTS; encoded by the coding sequence ATGACTATGCAACCAACACTTTTACTCAACCAGTCGCAAATTGCTGGCTTAGTTAATACCAGTCAAATTAATCAAATTGTTAAGGAGACCTTTGTTGGCCTCAACCAGGGTTCAATAATTAATCCCTCTAAGGTGAGTCTTGATTTAGGCGAAACAGGAAATTGGCCTGACCATGAAGGCTTTATGAATGCCATGCCAGCCTATCTTGGTTACCAAGACTTGGCCGGCCTTAAATGGGTAGGGGGATTTTTAGGTGATCGTAAGGCTGCTGGATTACCCTATATTACAGGTTTGATCACCTTATTAGATCCCAAATTAGGCCATTTTTTAGCAGTGATGGATGGCGCATGGATTACTAACCACCGGACTGGTGCTCAAGTAGCTGTCAGCCTGGCTAGTGTTTGGGATCCTAGCCAGCCATTAGTCCTAGGTTTATATGGGGCTGGCATGCAGGCAAGGCAAATGATTATAGCGGTTGCTGACTTGCTAACGATTGACCACGTTTATGTATGGAACCATCGGGAAGAAACGGCCCAAAAGTTCAAGGCTGATATGGCCAGCTATGTTGCTGGAGATATTATCGTTTGCCCGGTAGCTGACCAGGCCGGTCCTTGCCAGGCACCTGTTATTTTAACAATGACCTCGGCCCAGGAACCGCTCATTAAAACTGATTGGATAAAACCAGGTCATATCGTATTTCCTATGGGATCTTTTCAAGAAATAGAAAATCAACTCATCTTAAAGGCCGATCAAATAATCGTTGATCACATTGACCAGGCTTTAAACCGAGGAAGCTTAAAATCGCTCCATGAAAAGGGAGAGATTGGTCCTGAAGATGTCACCATGACGATTGGCGATTTAGTTGCTAATAAACTTTCGTTAGCTAATTGGCAAAATGAAATTAGTCTATGTATTCCAATCGGTACCGGCGCCATGGATGTGGCGATTGCAGCTTATGTGTATCAAGCTGCCTGCCAGGAAAAAATTGGCGAGGTGTTTGACTTTACTAGCTAG
- a CDS encoding GntR family transcriptional regulator has translation MTRTLTDLAYDYIADEIMQHRFVQGSFINESDIAKHLNISRTPVRGAFKKLTKEGILEYVPNKGKRVTGQVVRHESLVELLQFFDFSLSYFFNSLSTFFVDIDKEDLDNLASQFDYAHASHDFSALNEALITLVTVLSQAVGNSYIRDITLNSLAEIYQILKQKFD, from the coding sequence ATGACTAGAACTTTGACAGATTTAGCCTATGACTATATTGCAGATGAAATCATGCAACATCGTTTTGTACAAGGCTCATTTATTAATGAATCAGATATTGCCAAACATTTAAATATCTCCCGGACACCAGTACGGGGAGCTTTTAAGAAGTTAACCAAGGAGGGTATCCTCGAGTATGTTCCTAATAAGGGCAAACGAGTGACGGGTCAGGTCGTTAGACATGAATCCTTGGTAGAGTTGCTCCAGTTTTTTGATTTTTCTCTTAGTTATTTCTTCAATAGCTTGTCGACTTTCTTCGTTGATATTGATAAAGAGGATCTTGATAATTTAGCTAGCCAGTTTGATTATGCGCATGCTAGTCATGATTTTTCAGCGCTTAATGAGGCACTCATTACCTTAGTTACAGTTTTGAGCCAGGCGGTTGGTAATAGTTACATCCGTGATATTACTTTAAATAGTTTAGCTGAAATCTATCAAATTCTTAAACAAAAATTTGATTAA
- a CDS encoding metal ABC transporter ATP-binding protein, producing MDNNAILIENVTVAYHAKPVLWNVNAAIKMGRMTAIVGPNGAGKSTLLKTILNLVKPISGQVMYSLDGSKFAPYDELKTNIAYVPQNSSVDWDFPTTVHDVVLMGRYGKLGWFKRPSKKDQEIADMMLEKVGMPTFKNRQISQLSGGQRQRVFLARALSQEADIYILDEPLAGVDIKTEAVIINLLKQLVAEGKTVVLVHHDLSTVEQYFDDVVFLNHEIVAYGPVEEAFTEDLIQETYRTDRNLGEGD from the coding sequence TTGGATAATAATGCAATCTTAATTGAAAATGTGACTGTGGCCTATCATGCCAAACCAGTCTTGTGGAATGTTAATGCAGCCATTAAAATGGGTCGGATGACTGCTATTGTTGGTCCTAATGGGGCCGGGAAATCGACCCTGCTGAAAACCATTCTGAACCTGGTTAAACCGATCTCAGGACAGGTTATGTACTCGTTAGATGGCAGCAAGTTTGCTCCCTATGATGAATTGAAGACTAATATTGCCTATGTGCCCCAAAACTCTTCAGTGGATTGGGATTTTCCAACCACAGTTCATGATGTGGTCTTGATGGGACGCTATGGCAAGTTAGGTTGGTTCAAACGACCTAGTAAAAAGGACCAGGAAATTGCTGATATGATGCTGGAAAAGGTCGGCATGCCAACCTTTAAAAACCGTCAAATCAGCCAATTATCGGGTGGTCAACGCCAACGGGTCTTCTTGGCTCGGGCACTTAGCCAAGAGGCGGACATCTATATCTTAGATGAGCCCTTGGCTGGGGTAGATATTAAAACAGAAGCTGTTATTATCAACCTCTTAAAGCAATTGGTAGCTGAAGGTAAGACTGTCGTTTTAGTTCACCACGATTTGTCGACAGTTGAACAATACTTTGATGATGTGGTCTTCTTAAACCACGAAATTGTTGCCTATGGACCGGTAGAAGAAGCCTTTACTGAAGATTTAATTCAAGAAACCTACCGGACCGACCGCAACTTGGGAGAAGGCGATTAA
- a CDS encoding heavy metal translocating P-type ATPase — translation MFNFLIKQRSGRFLLIGTILLLAGFMLSFNQPILSNICYYFAIFFLGFFAAKNAILSTIENKSLNVDLLMVLAALGAVAIDYASEGAMLLFIFALAENLEAYANGKSTASIEALMSQVPNTAQKLGPNGEVVTVLTEDLKKGDVVVVSKGQQLPIDGILDRSSQVNEAALTGESVPVHKEAGEEVFAGTINEGNVFHITVSKLASETVFSNIIRMVEEAQGRPSRVSSLIDRIESKYVVGVLIAVPIFIGLLYYVVGLDFQTAFYRGMVFLTVASPCALVASATPATLSAISNGARNGVLTKGGASFEALSQMTQLFTDKTGTLTFGDFKVVDYQADDQVIAEVVYMEQQSSHPIAEAIVNHFNTIDLSQVDTSQAVEEVAGKGVKKGTIKVGKPSAFADYDDPHHYRDQLHGGHTSIFVAQGQEIVGFFSLADQVRPTALEAVPAFQAAGVKVDILTGDNESVTSQVAKQVGADNYYASLLPEDKINHVNQAQAAGTEMVGMIGDGINDAPALAAADIGIAMGSGSSVAMESADVVIVKNDLSKLYYSYRLSQKLAKLIKQNIIFAVGVIILLVVFNLFGLISLPLAVVCHEGSTILVIFNGLRLLKQNDDSSQKDIQLKKIFEQEQRA, via the coding sequence ATGTTTAATTTTCTAATCAAGCAAAGAAGTGGTCGGTTTCTTTTAATTGGTACTATTTTATTATTAGCAGGCTTTATGCTTAGCTTTAATCAACCGATACTTAGTAATATCTGTTACTATTTTGCTATCTTCTTTCTTGGTTTTTTTGCTGCCAAGAACGCCATTCTTTCTACGATTGAGAATAAATCATTAAATGTTGACCTCTTGATGGTCCTAGCAGCCTTAGGGGCAGTCGCTATAGATTATGCGTCAGAAGGGGCCATGTTACTTTTTATTTTCGCTTTAGCCGAAAATTTAGAAGCCTACGCTAATGGTAAATCAACGGCTTCAATTGAAGCTCTCATGTCTCAGGTTCCTAATACTGCCCAAAAATTAGGACCGAACGGTGAGGTAGTGACAGTCCTGACTGAGGACCTTAAAAAGGGTGATGTGGTGGTTGTGTCTAAAGGTCAACAACTTCCTATTGATGGCATCTTAGACCGGTCCAGCCAAGTTAACGAAGCAGCCCTAACTGGTGAATCTGTACCAGTCCACAAAGAGGCAGGGGAAGAAGTCTTTGCTGGTACTATCAATGAAGGCAATGTCTTTCATATCACGGTATCTAAATTAGCAAGTGAAACGGTCTTTTCTAATATTATTCGTATGGTTGAAGAGGCTCAGGGTCGGCCAAGTCGGGTGTCATCCTTAATTGATCGGATTGAGTCTAAGTACGTGGTCGGCGTCCTAATTGCTGTGCCGATTTTTATTGGTCTGCTCTATTATGTGGTTGGTTTAGACTTCCAAACTGCATTTTATCGGGGCATGGTATTTTTAACAGTGGCTAGCCCTTGTGCCTTAGTGGCCTCTGCTACGCCAGCCACCCTTTCAGCCATCTCCAATGGCGCACGAAATGGGGTCCTAACCAAGGGAGGGGCATCATTTGAAGCTTTGAGTCAGATGACCCAGCTCTTTACCGACAAGACTGGCACTTTGACTTTTGGAGACTTCAAAGTAGTGGATTACCAGGCTGATGACCAGGTGATTGCTGAGGTGGTTTATATGGAACAGCAATCTAGCCATCCGATTGCCGAAGCCATTGTCAATCACTTTAACACCATTGATTTATCACAGGTTGACACTAGCCAAGCTGTAGAAGAAGTAGCCGGAAAAGGGGTTAAAAAGGGAACTATCAAAGTAGGTAAACCATCTGCCTTTGCTGATTATGATGATCCTCACCATTACCGGGACCAATTGCATGGTGGGCATACTTCCATTTTTGTCGCTCAAGGCCAAGAAATCGTCGGCTTCTTTTCATTAGCTGACCAGGTAAGACCGACCGCCCTCGAGGCCGTTCCTGCCTTTCAAGCAGCCGGTGTTAAAGTAGATATTCTAACTGGTGACAATGAGAGTGTAACTAGTCAGGTAGCTAAACAAGTAGGGGCTGATAATTATTATGCCTCACTACTACCAGAAGATAAGATTAACCATGTTAACCAGGCCCAGGCAGCTGGCACTGAAATGGTAGGGATGATTGGGGATGGTATCAATGATGCCCCAGCCTTAGCAGCAGCAGATATCGGTATTGCCATGGGTTCTGGCTCATCAGTGGCTATGGAATCAGCAGATGTCGTGATTGTGAAAAATGATCTCAGCAAGCTTTACTATTCATATCGGCTCAGCCAAAAATTGGCCAAGCTAATTAAGCAAAACATTATCTTTGCAGTGGGTGTGATTATCCTCTTAGTTGTCTTTAATCTTTTTGGCTTAATCAGCTTACCATTAGCGGTTGTCTGTCATGAAGGGTCAACTATCCTAGTTATTTTCAATGGTCTGCGCCTTCTAAAGCAAAATGATGATAGTAGTCAAAAGGATATTCAACTTAAAAAAATATTTGAGCAAGAGCAAAGAGCCTAA
- the sstT gene encoding serine/threonine transporter SstT, giving the protein MIRTLYYSWHKLSSIQRILLGILLGIVLGILAPGWSWISIFGQLFIQSLTALAPLLVFGLIIAAVAQHQPGQQTHMKTVIFLYLIATLVAAFVAVAASYLFPVELVLPDTAGVAETIEVPDSLGGIVSNLLLSMVGNPVAALMEGNYLTILFWAILIGLCLRMASPQTKRFLTDCSEAITRAVQILIGFAPLGIAGLVYNSMVEVGLAGMAQYIQVIGLVVGTMLFVGFIIYPLMTWFYIKENPYPLTMYCAKESGIPAFFTRSSAVNIPINLHAAEKLGLDKDSYTISITLGGTANSGGAAITVTCMTLAAAYTLGIDTPFFLAFLLSFMSAVAATGASGIAGGSLLLIPLAASLFNIPNEVAMQVVGVGFIIGVIQDSIETALNSASDLLFTAVAEFHDRKKAGEGLSVNAHVVQAKEME; this is encoded by the coding sequence ATGATTCGTACCCTTTATTACAGTTGGCACAAGTTGTCATCGATCCAAAGAATTCTCCTTGGCATCTTGCTGGGGATTGTTCTGGGAATACTTGCACCAGGTTGGTCCTGGATTAGTATCTTTGGTCAGCTCTTTATTCAAAGCTTAACCGCTTTAGCACCACTTTTAGTTTTCGGTCTCATTATTGCGGCAGTAGCCCAGCATCAACCTGGTCAACAGACGCATATGAAGACCGTTATATTCCTCTATCTGATTGCTACTTTGGTCGCTGCTTTCGTCGCGGTGGCTGCCAGCTACCTCTTCCCGGTAGAACTTGTTTTACCGGACACCGCCGGGGTTGCAGAAACGATTGAAGTACCCGATTCGCTGGGTGGGATTGTCAGTAATTTATTGCTATCGATGGTCGGTAATCCAGTTGCTGCTCTAATGGAAGGGAACTATCTCACTATCCTCTTTTGGGCGATTCTAATCGGCTTATGCCTGCGCATGGCCTCACCCCAGACCAAGCGATTTCTAACTGACTGTTCCGAGGCCATTACCCGGGCTGTGCAGATCTTAATTGGCTTTGCGCCATTGGGGATTGCTGGTTTAGTTTATAATTCCATGGTTGAGGTGGGGTTAGCGGGTATGGCCCAGTATATTCAGGTGATAGGTCTGGTTGTCGGGACCATGCTCTTTGTTGGCTTTATTATTTATCCACTGATGACCTGGTTTTATATAAAGGAGAACCCTTATCCATTAACCATGTACTGTGCCAAAGAATCTGGTATTCCGGCTTTCTTCACTCGGTCTTCAGCTGTTAATATTCCCATTAACCTGCATGCAGCCGAGAAATTAGGCTTGGATAAGGATTCTTACACCATTTCAATTACTTTGGGTGGGACTGCCAATTCTGGTGGCGCGGCTATTACAGTTACCTGTATGACGCTGGCTGCAGCCTACACCTTAGGTATTGATACACCATTTTTCTTAGCCTTTTTATTGTCTTTTATGTCTGCAGTTGCTGCTACTGGTGCATCCGGTATTGCTGGGGGATCTTTACTTCTTATCCCTCTAGCAGCTTCATTGTTTAATATTCCTAATGAAGTGGCCATGCAAGTAGTCGGTGTTGGCTTTATCATCGGTGTCATTCAAGATTCGATTGAGACAGCCCTAAATTCAGCCTCTGATTTACTTTTTACAGCTGTCGCTGAATTTCATGATCGCAAAAAAGCTGGCGAAGGCCTATCAGTCAACGCTCATGTAGTCCAAGCTAAGGAAATGGAATAA
- a CDS encoding DUF5058 family protein gives MHYLDIANSQVVFLLCAGVIAIVVIQALLFLRKGYKRGQEIGMSKQDLTKVMSNSALLSIVPSLPIIVMMLALSVPLGKYFPWLRLSIVGSAIYEGTAANVAAQSQGLSDFSDPNITPKIFVIIMFAMTIGIVWGIVFNILFMNQLDKFTAKAKANPRLSLFMPIFSAALFTALLITLATPYVANAEKPISIITFIAAGLATILCSSLAKALDKKIINDFALPISLLVGMAAAIIANQML, from the coding sequence ATGCATTATTTAGATATAGCCAACAGCCAGGTAGTTTTTCTACTCTGTGCTGGCGTTATTGCAATTGTTGTCATTCAGGCCCTGTTATTCTTACGCAAGGGCTACAAGCGTGGTCAAGAAATCGGTATGTCAAAGCAAGATTTAACTAAGGTGATGTCCAATTCGGCCTTGTTATCAATTGTGCCATCATTACCAATTATTGTTATGATGTTAGCCTTGTCAGTGCCGTTAGGTAAATATTTTCCTTGGTTGCGATTATCTATTGTCGGGTCGGCTATTTATGAGGGGACTGCAGCCAATGTAGCTGCTCAAAGTCAAGGCTTAAGTGACTTTTCTGATCCCAATATTACACCGAAAATTTTCGTCATTATCATGTTTGCCATGACTATCGGTATTGTTTGGGGAATTGTCTTTAATATTCTATTTATGAATCAATTAGATAAATTCACCGCTAAGGCTAAGGCCAACCCACGTCTAAGTTTATTTATGCCGATATTTTCTGCAGCCCTATTTACAGCTTTATTAATTACTTTAGCAACGCCATATGTTGCCAATGCTGAGAAGCCTATATCTATTATTACCTTTATTGCTGCTGGTCTAGCGACGATTTTATGTTCTAGCCTGGCTAAGGCATTAGACAAAAAAATAATTAATGACTTTGCTTTACCTATTTCACTATTAGTGGGTATGGCAGCAGCCATTATTGCTAACCAAATGCTCTAG